In one window of Desulforhabdus amnigena DNA:
- a CDS encoding vWA domain-containing protein, with translation MNEMHLGSPEMLYLLWLLPFLAGIYLYRFHKKDEALKKFAEIPLLKHINAAVSRGRQWGKGVLVLFAVLFIVASLTRPQWNPRPEKIERKGRDVAILLDVSKSMLAEDLKPNRLERSKLAIQDLLDRLQGDRVALIAFAGNAAVKCPLTQDYGFFRLMLNDIGVESIERGGTHIGDALRKTLDEVFSDRLKRFKDVILITDGEDHDSFPVEAAKEAGERGIRIIAIGLGDEKEGQRIPILNEKGERTFLRYHGQEVWTKLDAETLRKMVDATPGGRYLNVATGTFDLGSIYEKLVAGAEKTQLESVTIKRYEEKFQIFLAVALVLLFLEPWISERRREDHK, from the coding sequence ATGAACGAAATGCATCTGGGAAGCCCTGAAATGCTTTACCTGCTCTGGCTCCTTCCCTTCCTTGCTGGAATATACCTCTACAGATTCCACAAGAAGGACGAGGCTCTCAAAAAGTTTGCCGAAATTCCTCTTCTGAAGCACATCAATGCCGCAGTCAGCCGGGGCCGGCAGTGGGGAAAAGGGGTTCTCGTCCTGTTCGCTGTGCTCTTCATTGTCGCGTCTCTCACCCGCCCGCAATGGAACCCACGGCCGGAAAAAATCGAACGCAAAGGCCGGGATGTGGCCATTCTTCTGGATGTTTCCAAGAGCATGCTGGCTGAAGACCTCAAACCCAACCGTCTGGAACGCTCAAAACTCGCCATCCAGGATCTCTTGGATCGCCTGCAAGGAGATCGCGTAGCTCTCATCGCCTTCGCTGGCAACGCGGCGGTGAAATGTCCCCTCACACAGGATTATGGTTTCTTCCGCCTCATGCTCAACGACATCGGTGTCGAAAGCATCGAACGGGGGGGAACGCATATCGGTGATGCCCTGCGGAAGACCCTGGATGAAGTCTTCAGCGATCGCCTGAAGCGATTCAAAGACGTGATCCTCATCACCGACGGAGAGGATCACGACAGTTTTCCAGTGGAAGCCGCCAAGGAAGCAGGAGAGCGAGGGATTCGCATCATTGCCATCGGCCTCGGAGACGAGAAGGAAGGCCAACGCATTCCCATCCTCAACGAAAAGGGAGAGCGTACCTTTCTGCGTTATCATGGGCAGGAAGTGTGGACCAAACTCGACGCCGAAACCCTGAGAAAGATGGTAGATGCAACTCCCGGTGGACGCTATCTCAATGTGGCGACCGGGACTTTCGACCTGGGAAGCATCTATGAAAAACTTGTGGCCGGCGCAGAAAAAACACAGCTGGAATCTGTCACCATCAAACGCTACGAAGAAAAATTTCAGATCTTTCTAGCCGTGGCTCTCGTGCTGCTCTTCCTGGAACCCTGGATCAGCGAACGCAGAAGAGAGGATCATAAATAG
- a CDS encoding vWA domain-containing protein translates to MRFEFPWAFLLLAALPFLIRQARHGKGSAALRFSSVKNARSCAPSWKMRFRHLPLLLRILAILLLTIGLARPQEGREEVRDVRQGIAIEMVVDRSGSMGQELYYEGHQFNRLEVVKKIFKEFVLGNEKDLKGRPNDLIGMVTFARYADTVCPLTLSHGALDRFIENIRIVTRKNEDGTAIGDGLALAAARLKTAEDRLKKGNAAPSSETSDHSLLSQPADSAADKDYRIKSKVIILLTDGQNNAGKRSPEEAARLAREWGIKVYAIGIGGRESFVTLQTPLGAYRVPGGPGVDEATLKAIAEETGGSYWLAESADKLHSIYKEIDKMEKTEIESVRYMDYAEKFSPFALSALLLLCSEQWLLSTLFRRIP, encoded by the coding sequence ATGAGATTTGAATTTCCATGGGCTTTTCTTCTTTTGGCAGCCCTGCCCTTCTTGATCCGGCAGGCCCGCCATGGCAAGGGAAGCGCCGCATTAAGATTCTCTTCCGTGAAAAATGCACGATCTTGTGCGCCGTCCTGGAAAATGCGTTTCAGACATCTGCCGCTCCTGTTGCGCATCCTGGCCATTCTCCTTTTAACGATCGGCCTTGCAAGGCCTCAAGAGGGGAGAGAGGAAGTGCGGGACGTGCGCCAGGGCATCGCCATCGAAATGGTCGTAGATCGTTCGGGCAGTATGGGCCAGGAACTTTATTATGAGGGACATCAGTTCAACCGCCTCGAAGTTGTAAAGAAAATCTTCAAAGAGTTTGTCCTGGGGAACGAAAAAGACCTCAAGGGACGCCCCAACGACCTTATCGGCATGGTGACCTTCGCCCGCTATGCGGACACCGTATGTCCCCTGACCCTGAGCCATGGCGCCTTAGACCGGTTTATCGAAAACATCCGGATCGTGACTCGAAAAAACGAAGATGGAACGGCCATCGGAGATGGACTGGCTCTGGCTGCTGCGAGGCTCAAAACCGCCGAAGACCGTCTGAAAAAGGGAAATGCAGCCCCTTCCTCCGAGACATCGGACCATTCGCTTTTGTCACAACCCGCAGACTCCGCAGCGGACAAGGACTATCGGATCAAAAGTAAGGTCATCATTCTGCTGACGGACGGGCAAAACAATGCGGGCAAGCGCTCCCCGGAGGAAGCCGCCCGTTTGGCCAGGGAATGGGGAATCAAGGTGTATGCCATCGGCATAGGCGGCCGGGAGTCTTTCGTGACCCTACAGACCCCCCTGGGCGCCTACAGGGTTCCCGGCGGCCCCGGCGTCGACGAAGCCACTCTCAAGGCCATCGCGGAGGAAACCGGCGGCAGCTACTGGCTGGCTGAATCTGCCGATAAGCTCCACTCTATTTACAAAGAAATCGACAAGATGGAAAAGACCGAAATCGAATCCGTTCGCTACATGGATTATGCTGAAAAGTTTTCCCCTTTCGCTCTTTCGGCACTTTTGCTGCTTTGCTCAGAGCAGTGGCTGCTGAGCACCCTTTTCAGGAGGATTCCATGA